From Streptomyces chrestomyceticus JCM 4735, one genomic window encodes:
- a CDS encoding lysophospholipid acyltransferase family protein, with the protein MKFSIGGSLKLAFRPWVEGLENIPATGPAILASNHLSFSDSFFLPAVLDRKVTFIAKAEYFTSPGVKGKLTAAFFKGVGQLPVDRSGARGAGEAAIKSGIEVLERGELFGIYPEGTRSPDGRLYRGKPGGLARVALATGAPVIPVAMIDTEKVQPPGKVMPKMIRPGIRIGKPLDFSRYHGMEGDRFILRSVTDEVMYEIMKLSGQEYVDIYATAAKRQIAEAAKKKAEAEKAEKAEKAEKAEKAEKTGMAAKIRKGQGRTGTGA; encoded by the coding sequence ATGAAGTTTTCCATCGGCGGATCGCTGAAGCTGGCTTTCCGTCCCTGGGTGGAGGGCCTGGAGAACATCCCCGCGACGGGCCCCGCGATCCTGGCGAGCAACCATCTGTCCTTCTCGGACTCCTTCTTCCTGCCCGCGGTGCTCGACCGCAAGGTGACCTTCATCGCCAAGGCCGAGTACTTCACCTCCCCGGGCGTCAAAGGCAAGCTGACCGCCGCCTTCTTCAAGGGGGTGGGCCAGCTTCCGGTGGACCGCTCGGGCGCGCGGGGCGCGGGCGAGGCGGCGATCAAGAGCGGCATCGAGGTGCTGGAGCGCGGTGAGCTGTTCGGCATCTACCCGGAGGGCACCCGCTCGCCGGACGGCCGGCTCTACCGGGGCAAGCCCGGCGGCCTGGCCCGGGTGGCGCTGGCCACCGGCGCCCCGGTCATCCCCGTCGCGATGATCGACACGGAGAAGGTGCAGCCGCCCGGCAAGGTGATGCCGAAGATGATCCGGCCCGGTATCCGGATCGGCAAGCCGCTGGACTTCAGCCGGTACCACGGCATGGAGGGCGACCGCTTCATCCTGCGCTCGGTGACCGACGAGGTCATGTACGAGATCATGAAGCTGTCGGGCCAGGAGTACGTGGACATCTACGCGACCGCCGCCAAGCGGCAGATCGCGGAGGCGGCCAAGAAGAAGGCCGAGGCGGAGAAGGCCGAAAAAGCCGAAAAAGCCGAAAAGGCTGAGAAGGCCGAAAAGACCGGTATGGCCGCCAAGATCCGCAAGGGGCAGGGCAGGACCGGCACCGGGGCGTAG
- the macS gene encoding MacS family sensor histidine kinase, with product MSVELPLWRALTGYRVLTLAYVLVLFVFSYKKYAHPLVAAAYMTALTVWMAFTWRRTTSAERCTRAFLIGDLSFALGGILLTLVADSHERIMDGAATLPSIWTAGAVLGFAIKGGWRWAAVASALVAVVNLVERQELARDTIHNVVLVWVASVAIGYVVEVARASERTLARALQIEAATRERERLARDIHDSVLQVLAMVQRRGAAIGGEAAELGRMAGEQEVALRTLVSSGLVPRPGTAVPDAGEDAVRTPQEALAAPVPCAEDGPDAGPCDVRALLAPHAGARVTFSEPGGPVVLPAAAAAELAAAVSAALDNVRVHAGAEAQAWILVEDEPDEVVVTVRDDGPGIPEGRLADAEREGRLGVALSIRGRLRDLGGSADWISVPGQGTEVELKVPKGQVPEGRKRGRSTA from the coding sequence ATGTCGGTGGAGCTCCCGCTGTGGCGGGCGCTGACCGGTTACCGCGTCCTGACCCTGGCCTACGTCCTGGTCCTGTTCGTGTTCTCGTACAAGAAGTACGCGCACCCCCTCGTCGCCGCCGCCTACATGACGGCGCTGACCGTGTGGATGGCCTTCACCTGGCGCCGCACGACCTCGGCGGAGCGCTGCACCCGCGCCTTCCTCATCGGTGACCTGTCCTTCGCGCTCGGCGGCATCCTGCTCACCCTGGTGGCGGACAGCCATGAGCGGATCATGGACGGCGCGGCGACCCTGCCCTCCATCTGGACGGCGGGCGCGGTGCTCGGCTTCGCCATCAAGGGCGGCTGGCGCTGGGCCGCGGTGGCCTCCGCGCTGGTCGCCGTCGTCAATCTGGTCGAACGCCAGGAGCTCGCCCGCGACACCATCCACAACGTCGTCCTGGTGTGGGTGGCGAGCGTCGCCATCGGCTACGTGGTCGAGGTGGCCCGCGCCAGTGAGCGCACCCTCGCCCGCGCCCTCCAGATCGAGGCCGCCACCCGGGAGCGGGAGCGGCTGGCCCGGGACATCCACGACAGCGTCCTGCAGGTCCTGGCGATGGTGCAGCGGCGCGGTGCCGCGATCGGCGGCGAGGCCGCCGAGCTGGGCCGGATGGCGGGGGAGCAGGAGGTCGCGCTGCGCACGCTCGTCTCCAGCGGGCTGGTCCCGCGGCCCGGTACGGCCGTTCCCGACGCCGGGGAGGACGCGGTCCGCACCCCGCAGGAGGCACTGGCCGCGCCGGTGCCGTGCGCCGAGGACGGCCCCGATGCCGGGCCCTGCGACGTACGGGCCCTGCTCGCGCCGCACGCCGGCGCGCGCGTCACGTTCTCCGAGCCGGGCGGGCCGGTCGTGCTGCCGGCGGCTGCCGCGGCGGAGCTGGCGGCCGCTGTCAGTGCCGCGTTGGACAATGTCAGGGTGCACGCGGGTGCCGAGGCACAGGCGTGGATCCTGGTGGAGGACGAGCCGGACGAGGTGGTCGTGACGGTGCGGGACGACGGTCCCGGCATCCCCGAAGGCCGCCTCGCGGACGCCGAGCGCGAGGGCCGGCTGGGGGTGGCCCTGTCGATCCGCGGCCGGCTGCGGGACCTGGGCGGCAGCGCCGACTGGATCTCGGTCCCCGGCCAGGGCACGGAAGTGGAGCTGAAAGTCCCCAAGGGCCAGGTGCCCGAGGGCCGGAAACGGGGGAGGAGCACGGCGTGA
- a CDS encoding response regulator, with the protein MVVDDHPMWRDAVARDLAEAGYDVVATAGDGPQAVRRAQAAAPDVLVLDLNLPGLPGVEVCREVVGAHPALRVLVLSASGEHADVLEAVKSGATGYLLKSASTEELLDAVRRTAAGDPVFTPGLAGLVLGEYRRLATEPAPAAEDEPGAPRLTERETEVLRLVAKGLSYKQIADRLVISHRTVQNHVQNTLGKLQLHNRVELVRYAIERGLDEV; encoded by the coding sequence ATGGTGGTCGACGACCACCCGATGTGGCGGGACGCGGTCGCCCGCGACCTGGCCGAGGCCGGGTACGACGTGGTGGCGACGGCCGGGGACGGCCCGCAGGCGGTGCGCCGCGCGCAGGCCGCCGCGCCCGACGTCCTCGTCCTGGACCTGAATCTGCCGGGTCTGCCCGGCGTGGAGGTCTGCCGGGAAGTGGTCGGCGCCCACCCCGCCCTGCGGGTGCTGGTGCTCTCCGCCAGCGGCGAGCACGCCGACGTGCTGGAGGCCGTCAAGTCCGGCGCGACGGGCTATCTGCTCAAGTCGGCCAGTACCGAGGAGCTGCTGGACGCGGTGCGCCGTACGGCGGCCGGCGATCCGGTGTTCACACCGGGCCTGGCCGGGCTGGTGCTGGGGGAGTACCGCCGGCTGGCGACCGAGCCCGCCCCGGCCGCCGAGGACGAGCCGGGCGCGCCGCGGCTGACCGAGCGGGAGACCGAGGTGCTGCGCCTGGTCGCCAAGGGTCTGTCGTACAAGCAGATCGCCGACCGGCTGGTCATCTCGCACCGCACGGTCCAGAACCATGTGCAGAACACCCTGGGCAAGCTCCAGTTGCACAACCGGGTCGAACTGGTCCGGTATGCGATAGAACGGGGCCTGGACGAGGTCTAG